In the Populus trichocarpa isolate Nisqually-1 chromosome 1, P.trichocarpa_v4.1, whole genome shotgun sequence genome, one interval contains:
- the LOC7487869 gene encoding protein ANTHESIS POMOTING FACTOR 1 isoform X2, whose amino-acid sequence MAMTSLTELDDDTVRSMSVGAVFSEFGGKINSIDFHRKDDLLVTASEDDSVRLYDIASAKLLKTTFHKKHGADRICFTHHPSSVICSSTYNLDSTGGFFFYCFLLSFIYHCFMYERVMENVAESLRYLSMYDNRCLRYFKGHKERVVSLCMSPINDSFMSGSLDHSVRIWDLRVNACQGILRLRGRPTVAYDQQGLVFAVAMEGGAIKLFDSRSYDKGPFDTFLVGGDTAEVCDIKFSNDGKSMLLTTTSNNIYVLDAYGGEKRCGFSLEPSPNTKIEATFTPDGQYVVSGSGDGTLHAWNINMRNEVQGFFRILPICQCGGCSKQSIFAYCLSSVDSPMHPRGVIPLVGLIRLWQI is encoded by the exons ATGGCTATGACGTCGCTTACAGAACTCGATGATGATACGGTGCGCAGCATGTCTGTTGGAGCTGTTTTCTCCGAATTT GGGGGGAAGattaattcaattgattttCATCGAAAAGACGATTTGTTAGTTACAGCTAGCGAGGATGATTCGGTTCGCCTTTACGACATTGCAAGTGCCAA ATTGCTGAAGACTACGTTTCACAAGAAACACGGTGCAGATCGAATATGTTTCACGCACCACCCTAGCTCTGTTATTTGTTCCTCAACATACAATTTAGATTCTAccggaggtttttttttttactgttttcttttgagttttataTATCATTGTTTCATGTATGAGCGAGTGATGGAAAATGTTGCAGAATCATTACGTTATCTATCAATGTATGATAATCGATGTCTTCGCTACTTCAAAGGGCATAAAGAGAG GGTTGTTTCCCTCTGCATGTCTCCAATCAATGATAGCTTCATGTCTGGTTCTCTTGATCACAGCGTTAGAATATGGGATCTTCGTGTAAATGCCTGCCAG GGAATTTTGCGTTTACGTGGTAGACCCACAGTTGCATATGACCAACAAGGTCTTGTCTTTGCTGTGGCAATGGAAGGGGGTGCTATTAAGCTGTTTGATTCACGTTCCTATGACAAG GGTCCCTTTGACACCTTTTTAGTTGGTGGAGATACAGCTGAGGTCTGTGATATTAAATTCAGCAATGATGGCAAATCAATGCTATTGACGACCACAAGTAACAACATCTATGTTCTCGATGCATATGGTGGAGAGAAG CGATGTGGGTTCAGTTTGGAACCATCtccaaatacaaaaatagaGGCAACTTTTACCCCAGATGGCCAATATGTGGTATCAG GCTCAGGAGATGGAACCTTGCATGCCTGGAACATCAACATGCGAAATGAG GTCCAGGGATTCTTCAGAATTTTGCCAATATGTCAATGTGGTGGCTGTAGCAAGCAGAGTATATTTGCCTACTGCCTAAGTAGTGTAGATTCCCCCATGCACCCAAGGGGAGTCATTCCGCTAGTTGGATTGATACGCCTGTGGCAAATTTAA
- the LOC7496840 gene encoding oleosin Ara h 10.0101, with protein sequence MADRMQPHQVQVHGLKGQQQQGPSASKALAVLTMLPVGGGLLALAGITLVGTLIGLAVTTPLFILFSPVLIPAALVIGLAVTSFLASGAFGLTGSWSLSWVGRYIQEATQTMPDSLDQAKRRMQDMAGYVGQKTKEVGQEIQRKAHDGK encoded by the coding sequence ATGGCTGATCGTATGCAGCCGCACCAAGTGCAAGTGCATGGCTTGAAGGGTCAACAACAGCAAGGGCCATCAGCCTCTAAAGCCCTGGCTGTGCTCACAATGCTACCTGTAGGTGGTGGGCTTCTTGCACTTGCAGGTATAACCCTAGTTGGCACCCTGATCGGTCTAGCTGTAACCACCCCTCTTTTTATCCTGTTCAGCCCCGTTCTGATCCCAGCTGCCCTTGTAATCGGGTTAGCTGTGACCTCATTTTTGGCATCTGGGGCTTTCGGACTGACAGGGTCCTGGTCGCTCTCCTGGGTTGGTAGGTACATCCAGGAGGCTACCCAGACCATGCCGGACAGTCTTGACCAGGCAAAGAGGCGCATGCAAGACATGGCAGGTTATGTGGGACAGAAGACCAAGGAAGTGGGCCAAGAAATCCAGAGGAAGGCACATGAcgggaaatga
- the LOC7487869 gene encoding protein ANTHESIS POMOTING FACTOR 1 isoform X1, whose translation MAMTSLTELDDDTVRSMSVGAVFSEFGGKINSIDFHRKDDLLVTASEDDSVRLYDIASAKLLKTTFHKKHGADRICFTHHPSSVICSSTYNLDSTGGFFFYCFLLSFIYHCFMYERVMENVAESLRYLSMYDNRCLRYFKGHKERVVSLCMSPINDSFMSGSLDHSVRIWDLRVNACQGILRLRGRPTVAYDQQGLVFAVAMEGGAIKLFDSRSYDKGPFDTFLVGGDTAEVCDIKFSNDGKSMLLTTTSNNIYVLDAYGGEKRCGFSLEPSPNTKIEATFTPDGQYVVSGSGDGTLHAWNINMRNEVSCWNSHIGIASCLKWAPRRAMFVAASTVLTFWIPDSSKSTVEPRPMDVEGAAAPSENVSQQ comes from the exons ATGGCTATGACGTCGCTTACAGAACTCGATGATGATACGGTGCGCAGCATGTCTGTTGGAGCTGTTTTCTCCGAATTT GGGGGGAAGattaattcaattgattttCATCGAAAAGACGATTTGTTAGTTACAGCTAGCGAGGATGATTCGGTTCGCCTTTACGACATTGCAAGTGCCAA ATTGCTGAAGACTACGTTTCACAAGAAACACGGTGCAGATCGAATATGTTTCACGCACCACCCTAGCTCTGTTATTTGTTCCTCAACATACAATTTAGATTCTAccggaggtttttttttttactgttttcttttgagttttataTATCATTGTTTCATGTATGAGCGAGTGATGGAAAATGTTGCAGAATCATTACGTTATCTATCAATGTATGATAATCGATGTCTTCGCTACTTCAAAGGGCATAAAGAGAG GGTTGTTTCCCTCTGCATGTCTCCAATCAATGATAGCTTCATGTCTGGTTCTCTTGATCACAGCGTTAGAATATGGGATCTTCGTGTAAATGCCTGCCAG GGAATTTTGCGTTTACGTGGTAGACCCACAGTTGCATATGACCAACAAGGTCTTGTCTTTGCTGTGGCAATGGAAGGGGGTGCTATTAAGCTGTTTGATTCACGTTCCTATGACAAG GGTCCCTTTGACACCTTTTTAGTTGGTGGAGATACAGCTGAGGTCTGTGATATTAAATTCAGCAATGATGGCAAATCAATGCTATTGACGACCACAAGTAACAACATCTATGTTCTCGATGCATATGGTGGAGAGAAG CGATGTGGGTTCAGTTTGGAACCATCtccaaatacaaaaatagaGGCAACTTTTACCCCAGATGGCCAATATGTGGTATCAG GCTCAGGAGATGGAACCTTGCATGCCTGGAACATCAACATGCGAAATGAG GTATCATGCTGGAACAGTCACATAGGTATCGCATCATGCTTGAAATGGGCTCCTCGTCGTGCCATGTTTGTTGCTGCGTCTACTGTTCTCACGTTTTGGATACCGGACAGCTCAAAATCAACTGTCGAACCTCGTCCCATGGACGTTGAAGGTGCAGCAGCTCCATCTGAAAATGTATCTCAACAATGA
- the LOC7487869 gene encoding protein ANTHESIS POMOTING FACTOR 1 isoform X3 codes for MAMTSLTELDDDTVRSMSVGAVFSEFGGKINSIDFHRKDDLLVTASEDDSVRLYDIASAKLLKTTFHKKHGADRICFTHHPSSVICSSTYNLDSTGESLRYLSMYDNRCLRYFKGHKERVVSLCMSPINDSFMSGSLDHSVRIWDLRVNACQGILRLRGRPTVAYDQQGLVFAVAMEGGAIKLFDSRSYDKGPFDTFLVGGDTAEVCDIKFSNDGKSMLLTTTSNNIYVLDAYGGEKRCGFSLEPSPNTKIEATFTPDGQYVVSGSGDGTLHAWNINMRNEVSCWNSHIGIASCLKWAPRRAMFVAASTVLTFWIPDSSKSTVEPRPMDVEGAAAPSENVSQQ; via the exons ATGGCTATGACGTCGCTTACAGAACTCGATGATGATACGGTGCGCAGCATGTCTGTTGGAGCTGTTTTCTCCGAATTT GGGGGGAAGattaattcaattgattttCATCGAAAAGACGATTTGTTAGTTACAGCTAGCGAGGATGATTCGGTTCGCCTTTACGACATTGCAAGTGCCAA ATTGCTGAAGACTACGTTTCACAAGAAACACGGTGCAGATCGAATATGTTTCACGCACCACCCTAGCTCTGTTATTTGTTCCTCAACATACAATTTAGATTCTAccggag AATCATTACGTTATCTATCAATGTATGATAATCGATGTCTTCGCTACTTCAAAGGGCATAAAGAGAG GGTTGTTTCCCTCTGCATGTCTCCAATCAATGATAGCTTCATGTCTGGTTCTCTTGATCACAGCGTTAGAATATGGGATCTTCGTGTAAATGCCTGCCAG GGAATTTTGCGTTTACGTGGTAGACCCACAGTTGCATATGACCAACAAGGTCTTGTCTTTGCTGTGGCAATGGAAGGGGGTGCTATTAAGCTGTTTGATTCACGTTCCTATGACAAG GGTCCCTTTGACACCTTTTTAGTTGGTGGAGATACAGCTGAGGTCTGTGATATTAAATTCAGCAATGATGGCAAATCAATGCTATTGACGACCACAAGTAACAACATCTATGTTCTCGATGCATATGGTGGAGAGAAG CGATGTGGGTTCAGTTTGGAACCATCtccaaatacaaaaatagaGGCAACTTTTACCCCAGATGGCCAATATGTGGTATCAG GCTCAGGAGATGGAACCTTGCATGCCTGGAACATCAACATGCGAAATGAG GTATCATGCTGGAACAGTCACATAGGTATCGCATCATGCTTGAAATGGGCTCCTCGTCGTGCCATGTTTGTTGCTGCGTCTACTGTTCTCACGTTTTGGATACCGGACAGCTCAAAATCAACTGTCGAACCTCGTCCCATGGACGTTGAAGGTGCAGCAGCTCCATCTGAAAATGTATCTCAACAATGA